From Pongo pygmaeus isolate AG05252 chromosome 1, NHGRI_mPonPyg2-v2.0_pri, whole genome shotgun sequence, one genomic window encodes:
- the JUN gene encoding transcription factor Jun produces MTAKMETTFYDDALNASFLPSESGPYGYSNPKILKQSMTLNLADPVGSLKPHLRAKNSDLLTSPDVGLLKLASPELERLIIQSSNGHITTTPTPTQFLCPKNVTDEQEGFAEGFVRALAELHSQNTLPSVTSAAQPVNGAGMVAPAVASVAGGSGSGGFSASLHSEPPVYANLSNFNPGALSSGGGAPSYGAAGLAFPAQPQQQQQPPQPPHHLPQQMPVQHPRLQALKEEPQTVPEMPGETPPLSPIDMESQERIKAERKRMRNRIAASKCRKRKLERIARLEEKVKTLKAQNSELASTANMLREQVAQLKQKVMNHVNSGCQLMLTQQLQTF; encoded by the coding sequence ATGACTGCAAAGATGGAAACGACCTTCTATGACGATGCCCTCAACGCCTCGTTCCTCCCGTCCGAGAGCGGACCTTATGGCTACAGTAACCCCAAGATCCTGAAACAGAGCATGACCCTGAACCTGGCCGACCCAGTGGGGAGCCTGAAGCCGCACCTCCGTGCGAAGAACTCGGACCTCCTCACCTCGCCCGACGTGGGGCTGCTCAAGCTGGCGTCGCCCGAGCTGGAGCGCCTGATAATCCAGTCCAGCAACGGGCACATCACCACCACGCCGACCCCCACCCAGTTCCTGTGCCCCAAGAACGTGACAGACGAGCAGGAGGGCTTCGCCGAGGGCTTCGTGCGCGCCCTGGCCGAACTGCACAGCCAGAACACGCTGCCCAGCGTCACGTCGGCGGCGCAGCCGGTCAAcggggcgggcatggtggctcccgcgGTAGCCTCGGTGGCAGGGGGCAGCGGCAGCGGCGGCTTCAGCGCCAGCCTGCACAGCGAGCCGCCGGTCTACGCCAACCTCAGCAACTTCAACCCAGGCGCGCTGAGCAGCGGCGGCGGGGCGCCCTCCTACGGCGCGGCCGGCCTGGCCTTTCCCGCGCaaccccagcagcagcagcagccgccgCAGCCGCCGCACCACCTGCCCCAGCAGATGCCCGTGCAGCACCCGCGGCTGCAGGCCCTGAAGGAGGAGCCTCAGACAGTGCCCGAGATGCCGGGCGAGACACCGCCCCTGTCCCCCATCGACATGGAGTCCCAGGAGCGGATCAAGGCGGAGAGGAAGCGCATGAGGAACCGCATCGCTGCCTCCAAGTGCCGAAAAAGGAAGCTGGAGAGAATCGCCCGGCTGGAGGAAAAAGTGAAAACCTTGAAAGCTCAGAACTCGGAGCTGGCGTCCACGGCCAACATGCTCAGGGAACAGGTGGCACAGCTTAAACAGAAAGTCATGAACCACGTTAACAGTGGGTGCCAACTCATGCTAACGCAGCAGTTGCAAACATTTTGA